TGGGTTTAGCAGGAAAAATGCCGGTGCAGTGCTGAGAAGCGACAGGTTTACACTGAACGTGATAGGAGAATATTCCAATGAGTTGGGTTATTTGAAACGAATTCCAATCATAGTGGGGGCATTGAAGAGGGTTTTTGGCAGAATCAAGGAGCCGGTCATATTCTACTATTTTGGATACGACATCGCATTTTTGTCTTTAACCATCAACAGAAGGGCATATATCTACGAGGAGTCTGACTTGATGCACACGTACATCAGAAATGCAATAGTGAGGAATTTACTGGAGTATATAGACCGGAAGATTATAAATAACTCTTTTGAAACGATATTTACATCGGAAGGATTTTTAAAGTATCACTACGGGAATAAGGTGCCCCGGAATGTGTCGGTGATACCCAACCGGTTGAACAAGGCTATCTTATCCAAACAGCCTGTTGGGAAGAAGACGGAATATCCGGTGAAGCTTAAGGTGGGCTTTGTTGGGGTGATAAGGTTTAAAACCGTGTATGAGTTTGTGCAGACTTTCTTAAAGAATTTTCCGGAGCATGAATTTCACTTCTACGGTACGGACACATCGCTGGATGCGAAGTTTGAATCGCTGAAAAGTTTTGGGAATGTCTTTTTTCATGGTTCATTCAGAAATCCGGATGACTTACCTGAAATCTATTCGAACATAGACCTGGTGCTGGCAACTTACGACGTGAGTGTGCTGAATGTGAGATATGCGGAGCCAAACAAGATATACGAGGCGGTGTATTTCAATACTCCGATCATTGTTTCGAAAGGTACTTTCCTGGCAGAGGAGGTGGAACAGCTGGGGGTGGGCTATTGGGTAAACCCATCGGATGCCGGGGATGTGGTATCGCTCGTTGATTCAATTCTGGAGAAGGGATTTAATGATAAAACGGAGGCATGCAAGAGTCTGCCGCCTGAATTCTCCCTGAACAACAACGAGGGCTTCTTTGTGAAATTAAATAGTAAGATGAATAATAAAACGGGTTAGGATATGAAGGCTGTTTTCATGGGTTTGGGATATATAGGTTTGCCTACTGCGGCTGTTGCGGCAAGTAAAGGCATACGGGTGGTGGGAGTCGATGTGAATCCTGCTGTTGTGGAGACGATAAATCAAGGTAAAATACATATTATGGAGCCCGACCTGGATAAGGTGGTGAAGGAGGTGGTGGAGAAAGGCAATCTCAGGGCTTCGTCGAAACCGGAGGAAGCGGATGCTTTCTTCATCGTGGTTCCGACTCCTTTTAAACAGAATCACAGAGCGGATATATCGTATGTGGAATCGGCCACACGCATGGTGATACCTTATCTGAGGGAAGGCAATCTTTTTGTGATAGAATCGACCTCGCCGGTAATGACAACTGAAAAGATGGTTGATGTGATATTCAAAACCAGACCCGAACTGAAAGGAAAAATATATGTGGCCTACTGTCCGGAGAGAGTGCTGCCGGGAAATGTGTTGTATGAACTGGAGCACAACGACAGGGTGATAGGGGGCATTAATCCGGAATCGGCGGAGAGGGCTTCTGATTTCTACGCTAAATTCGTGAAGGGGCAACTGCATAAGACGAATGTACGGACAGCCGAAATGTGCAAACTGACGGAAAACTCATCAAGAGATGTGCAGATTGCTTTTGCCAATGAGCTTTCGATGATTTGCGACAGGGCGGACATCAATGTCTATAACTTGATAGAGCTGGCGAATAAGCATCCGCGTGTGAATATACTTCAGCCGGGATGCGGGGTAGGTGGGCACTGCATTGCGGTGGACCCCTGGTTTATTGTATCTGATTTCCCGGAACAGGCGCAGATTATTAAAAGGGCCAGGGAGACAAATGACTATAAGGCCGACTGGTGCGCAAACAGGGTGTTGAAAACTTGTCAGGAATTCACGGCCAGAACGGACCGGGAACCGGTAGTAGCTTGTATGGGACTCGCTTTTAAACCGGATATTGACGACCTGAGGGAGTCTCCGGCCATATACATCGTTTCGCGCATAATATCGGAAGCAAGGGCGGAGGTATTGGTGGTTGAACCGAATATATCAGACCACCGGACTTTTAACCTGATGGACTATAAAGAGGCATACGAAAAGGCTGATATTGTGGTATGGCTGGTAAGGCACAGGGAATTTGTGGAGATGCCGGTGGATACCGGTAAAATTGAACTTGATTTTTGCGGTGTAAGAAAATAAATATATGAAAAAGGTGATGTTGGTATTCGGGACTCGTCCTGAGGCTATAAAGATGGCTCCGTTGGTAAAAGAGTTGCAGAAACACAGCAATCGGGTGGAAACGATTGTATGTGTCACCGGGCAGCATCGTGAAATGCTGGATCAGGTGCTGAACCTTTTTGATATAAAACCCCACTTCGACCTGAATATTATGAAGCAAGGGCAGGACCTGTTCGATGTGACAACCAGGGTGCTGCTTGGAATGAGGGATGTATTGAGGGAGGTTTCTCCTGATGTGGTGCTGGTGCATGGCGATACCACTACATCGACATCTGCGGCTCTTGCTGCTTATTATCAGCAGATATCAGTGGGGCATGTGGAAGCCGGGCTGCGTACCCACAACATCTACAGTCCATGGCCGGAAGAGATGAACCGCCAGATAACAGGGAGGATAGCTGCATACAACTTCTCGCCAACAACGTTGAGCAAACAGAATTTGTTGAACGAGGGAATTCCCGAGGAAAGGATATGGGTGACCGGGAATACGGTAATCGATGCTCTGTATATGGTTGTTGATAAGATAAACAGCGACCGGGATATGAACAGGAAGCTGCAATGTGGATTGAAGGAGTCGGGGTATGACACGGAACGACTGAACGGCAACCGCAGACTGGTGCTGATTACCGGACACAGAAGGGAGAACTTTGGAGAGGGGTTTATTAATATCTGTGCAGCGATAAAGGAGCTGACGAGAAAATATCCGGAGGTGGATTTTGTATATCCGATGCACCTTAACCCGAATGTGAGAAAACCGATAAGAGATACTTTCGGAGTGGAAAATCGCATTAGTAACGTATTCTTTATTGAACCTTTGGAGTATCTGCAGTTTGTGTTCCTGATGGAGAAATGTGATGTTGTGCTGACCGATAGCGGAGGTATTCAGGAAGAGGCTCCCGGGCTTGGAAAGCCTGTATTGGTAATGCGCGATACAACCGAACGCCCGGAAGCGCTGGAGGCAGGAACGGTAAAACTGGTAGGAACCGACTACGACAAGATTGTAAACGAAGTGTCCATGCTGTTGGATGACAAGCAGTACTATGACATAATGAGCAAGGCACAGAATCCTTACGGA
The Bacteroides sedimenti genome window above contains:
- a CDS encoding glycosyltransferase → MKKIVFIMNTCQNPRCLKRINEFMDNGYEVEVYGFSRKNAGAVLRSDRFTLNVIGEYSNELGYLKRIPIIVGALKRVFGRIKEPVIFYYFGYDIAFLSLTINRRAYIYEESDLMHTYIRNAIVRNLLEYIDRKIINNSFETIFTSEGFLKYHYGNKVPRNVSVIPNRLNKAILSKQPVGKKTEYPVKLKVGFVGVIRFKTVYEFVQTFLKNFPEHEFHFYGTDTSLDAKFESLKSFGNVFFHGSFRNPDDLPEIYSNIDLVLATYDVSVLNVRYAEPNKIYEAVYFNTPIIVSKGTFLAEEVEQLGVGYWVNPSDAGDVVSLVDSILEKGFNDKTEACKSLPPEFSLNNNEGFFVKLNSKMNNKTG
- the wecB gene encoding non-hydrolyzing UDP-N-acetylglucosamine 2-epimerase; this encodes MKKVMLVFGTRPEAIKMAPLVKELQKHSNRVETIVCVTGQHREMLDQVLNLFDIKPHFDLNIMKQGQDLFDVTTRVLLGMRDVLREVSPDVVLVHGDTTTSTSAALAAYYQQISVGHVEAGLRTHNIYSPWPEEMNRQITGRIAAYNFSPTTLSKQNLLNEGIPEERIWVTGNTVIDALYMVVDKINSDRDMNRKLQCGLKESGYDTERLNGNRRLVLITGHRRENFGEGFINICAAIKELTRKYPEVDFVYPMHLNPNVRKPIRDTFGVENRISNVFFIEPLEYLQFVFLMEKCDVVLTDSGGIQEEAPGLGKPVLVMRDTTERPEALEAGTVKLVGTDYDKIVNEVSMLLDDKQYYDIMSKAQNPYGDGMACGRIVECLL
- the wecC gene encoding UDP-N-acetyl-D-mannosamine dehydrogenase, which encodes MKAVFMGLGYIGLPTAAVAASKGIRVVGVDVNPAVVETINQGKIHIMEPDLDKVVKEVVEKGNLRASSKPEEADAFFIVVPTPFKQNHRADISYVESATRMVIPYLREGNLFVIESTSPVMTTEKMVDVIFKTRPELKGKIYVAYCPERVLPGNVLYELEHNDRVIGGINPESAERASDFYAKFVKGQLHKTNVRTAEMCKLTENSSRDVQIAFANELSMICDRADINVYNLIELANKHPRVNILQPGCGVGGHCIAVDPWFIVSDFPEQAQIIKRARETNDYKADWCANRVLKTCQEFTARTDREPVVACMGLAFKPDIDDLRESPAIYIVSRIISEARAEVLVVEPNISDHRTFNLMDYKEAYEKADIVVWLVRHREFVEMPVDTGKIELDFCGVRK